The genomic segment CAAATATAGTATTTTATACTATTTtgcattattattgttgtgatATATGTAGAGTAGATACAGTAGATCCATCCTGTAAAAGTTCATTGTAGTTAAGTTAGATTAGGTTTAAGGTTAAGAAACCATATATTTAAAGTCACTGATATAAACTGTAGACAACAGCTTTCTTCTCAATTATTTTCTACACCTTTCAacaggaagaggacagagatgaTGGACAGTATTAAGCTCTACAGTCCAATGGTCAACTCTGTGTCCCAGGTTCGGGTTTTGCTCATTGGACCAGTTGGAGCTGGAAAGTCCAGCTTCTTCAATTCTATCAACTCTGTATTCAGAGGCCACGTCACCAACCAGGCCAGCACTGGCTGCTCTGCCAGCAGCCTCACCACACAGGTTAGTTCATATGAGGGGTACAACAATCAGTTTACTGACATGcaatatacatgtatgtatgtaatatatCGTTATATACAGCTCTTAGCTGCACTAAGTGATTGCAAGCAGCTGAGTTGCTGGTCAGATATGCTTTTCAAGAAGGCAGAGTGGGTTAAGtatataaattacatttgtacatttatttgtgtgatGAAAAATTCTCACCATCTATAATTTTTGTGTAATAGACTCCACTATGTGTCACCTGACAGTTTCGCACCTATTCAGTGAAAGCTGGACGAGGAGGGCAACCTCTGCCAATCATCTTGTGCGATACCATGGGACTGGAGGAAGACAAGGGGATGGGGCTTAATGTAGAGGATATCACCAGCATCCTCAATGGTCATATGCCAGACCGTTACCAGGTAGACCTCTTTGTTATATTCAGCAGGATAATGAACATATTATGACACGATGATTTGGTCATAGTTTGTCCTTCTCTCTCACCTGGGTGACTCAGTTCACACCCTATACTACTCTGAAGTCAAACGTCGCAGGCTATTGTAAGTCTCCAACGCTTAAGGATAAGATCCACTGTGTGGCCTATGTCATTGATGGCTCCAAGATCTCAATCATGCCGAAAAAGCTGGAGGAGAAGCTAGCAGCTATCCGCAGAATTGTCAACTCAATGGGTCAGTAAAATGGAGTCATTCATCATTGTAGTGGTGTTGCTGCATCCCTAAATCTCAGTCAGTGTGATGTTATCTGATACCTATGTAAGGACTGCTAGcacagtactgcagtactgtatATCAATGCTTTCGTACAGATACTGACAAATGGCTGGCCACACATATCACTCTGTTTTCCAATTATCCCTTCATTTATAAAACGATAGAAAACAAGTGTAGTAGATTTACCATACTGCACAGCTCTAGCACAGCTGATACACTGGATTctagagacagaaacagatggtcgtcagtttagtttttagtttagtcCCTGAATCTAAAACTGTTCTTTTCTGATTGTTGTTCTCCAGCGATTCCCCAGCTGGTCCTGATGACTAAAGTAGATGAAACCTGTTCTTTTGTTGCACATGACATTAGGGACATTTACAGGAGCAGCTACATCAAGGAAATGGTGAGATCAACTTTAAATTCACCGGCAGAATTTTATTCTGATTTAAGTTTTAGAATCTCAGTTTTGACCTTGATGGAAGTATATTAGCttattattttcttatatttCACTGGCTACaattatgttttcttcttctgtgatCTTTAACAAAtagtgttttgttaattaagTGTTACTTAAACAGAAATGTTACTTAAACAATGTTactacacaaataaaacaataacacaatcaAAATTCCTGCTATGCGGTAAAGCccaaaggaagaaaaagcaaTCCCCCTGTTGTGGTGTCAAAAAACAGCATAAACTACCGTTGTCTTAattttttgtggtgtgtgtgttttgtgatcAGATGCAGGAGGTCAGTGCTCGGCTCAGTGTGTCACTGTCCTGTGTTGTTCCGGTGAAGAACTACAGTGAGGAGTTTGAGTTGGACATGAACTGTGACATTCTGCTGCTCAGCGCCATCATTCAGATCCTTCGCTCAGCTGATGATTACTTTGATGAGCTCAGTGACCAGTTCAGTAATATTGAAACCAAAGATTAGTAAGAATTAACAGCAGATGTAGATGCCCCTCAAAATGACTCCTCGTCCAGCTGTTTAGTTCAGATTCACTGTAATAAAAATACTAATACTTTAGTACTGTAGCCTAGATTATCCTGCAGAAAtttatgctgcattcatgtaATGTCAGAATGAAAAGAACAGGAAAATTTCCCTCATTCCAGCTTGGATGCTAGTTAGAATGAGCTTAGATGCTAGAAGAATTGTTCCCATCCACCTGACATGACATGAAGGTGCAAGTTTCTTGGGGATCACCAGAAAATCAAAGAAGATGAGCCTATACAAGTCAGTAATGGTGAGCCAACATTTTGAACTTTGAGTCAggttaaaattaaaattcagtgaAACTGCTTCATAACGTTCAATTACATTACTTACATTTGAGTTTTTGCCTTACACATTAATCCATGAATATAGAAACTTTATACTTCTGATTGCGTATATACTGAATCCAACTtcactgaaaaagagaaatcacATTTACTGTTATGTTGCATGCTATGTCCAATTAAACTGAATTGGAGTTTAAGTCCTTTGTTATTCCTGTTCAATAAAATCTCAAAGCGTGTGAAcgaacagaaaaacagaaatttatTAATGCAGGTCAGACAGTTACTGTACAGCAAACAGTGTTGGAGTCGCACCAGCTGAGGAGCAGTCCCTCTCTATGTAACAGGACTGTGGTATTACAGCAAACTGTAAactacacacacatcacacctcTAATCCAACTCACCGCCTGCCCATCATTGAAATTAACTGTGAATTAGAGTGAATTATAAATTGGCAGCTGTCCTCTCAGCGACAATTATCAtcagttaaaaaataattatgcTCTGTGCTCAGGataacttttaaacaaacatcTTGAAATAGTGTTTAAAATATCAATGTTGTGTTAGTGCACATAAAAGACGGGGAGCTCCCTTCAACTTGGCCACAGTTTACATGACACTGGTTGTACGACACTGTAACTGTCACAGGGAATGAGGAAATGTCCTGGAAATGCAAAACACACCTGAAATTCAATTATATTAAGTCAGTCAGcttcctttttctcccttttccatatttatttcctctgttggagctgctcagtggccaaCAGTGAGAGGATGGTGGTTGGACTGGGAAGCTTCTGGTGGAAATGTTTGAAACAGGGTATCACTGAAAATGATATGCAGCAGGTTTCTCTGTAAGACCAGATGACACGGTTGATGGTGAAGTTGGTTTCAGTAATTGGgagcacagaggaaaaccacTGGGGACGGAGCAGTAGGGAGATTCGTATGGCACAGCTGACGCTCTCCGACATTTCAAATAGTCAGACAACTTTCCTCTCATCAGCCAACGGCTTCAGTCATTAACAGAAAAGGCAGCCACGTGAAGAAGAAACCACTTCAACTTCAACCACTTTGAGttacacatgtacatacatacatccaaaaagacacacacacacacacacacatacactctcccacacacaaacaagaacacaTGAAGCTTGGTCAGAATCCAAAGGCTGATTTCAGTGACAAGAAGAGCGAAGAATAAAGCGGGACTATTGGCACCGACACTGTAGCTTTGTGCCTGCTAAAACAGCACTAACGTGTATTTATGTTACAGCAAAACACAGACTTTTTGGCTAATTGCTGTGTTTGTCAACTTAGTACACAGACAATAAAATCATCCCAGTGCCCTTGGATAGAAACAACAATCAGTGTCATAAGTATGAactgtttttatcttctttGAGGTTGATCTTAGTAGCTATTTTAAATGAGGCACCATCTGCTGTTTACACCTTCCCCTGCTTAAGATAAAGTAGTCCCATGAAACTATAAGTGATATGTCAATATGCCAAGCATATGTGAATTATACTTTGTACAGAAAACTGTCAGATTTCTTTGCCGTTTAGCTTATAAGCTCCAACAGTTCTCATTTGCTTGCTTTCGAGATGCTGCCAGTTGGCTGCTATCATTCAGTATATAGTGTATACTTAAGAGTTAGCACTGAGCAACACTGCCAACAGTCGAACATGGATACAGAGAATATTTTGGCATCCACAGTTATGTTTTTATCCTTTAAAGACTAAAttgacaacaataacaaaaaagtgAATTCTTTTAACATGACAAAGGGAAAAGAAAGCGTTGGCACAGGCGTGCAAATGGCTGTAttccactgtcactgtgactcACTGTCAATGACGGTGGAATACTTCAACCTGATCTTGCTTCTCAACGTTATGCTAGGCATTTATTTATGGATGAATTGTGCTATATAACAGATACACCAGAGCTGACACTGTATTATATAGGTAATTCAGTGTGCTGACTCTGTTATCTACAGTGAGTTTTGATAAGAAGTATAAAGCAGTTAAAACTTCCAATACTTCCTGTTCATAGCGTTGCATAATACAGACACATAACCTCAGTTTTTCCATGTTCACTGTGACTATTGTCTGGCTCTGTGGGAGCCATTTGTGACTGAGAATGGATGGAAGAAAAGGGCCCAACTATAATGGCTGTTACAACTTAAAACAAGATTAATGAGGGAAAGATAAATATCTTAAAGCATACTACCAAGGCCAATCTGCAGCTTGTATATGTTCTCAAACTATTTTGGAGACTTCTCGTTATCACCATGACATGGCTGAAGATGTGTGATGCTCTGTTAAACGAATTCCAACGGAATTATTAAAAGTATAAAAAGGATGAGACGGATGCAGAGAGTGAAGAGCACTcatttctgttgtcattttagAGAAAGCAAACGTTTCAAAACATGCATGTTAGACATCTGCATACACTGACAAACgcaaaaagaaatttaaaatgcCAATCAAGTACTTACAGACACGAGCTGGAACTCGGatttaaaaaacttaaaatctGTGAAATTTAGAGTGAGATTACAAACCTCAAGCCTGTTCAAGCCATGActggagaaaaaacagcagGGACAAATAAACCGCTGCACGTTGTCACTTTGGCTTTTCAGCGTTTGGACTCGACCACATCGATCACACACTGTGCTTACGTCAACATCTAGAGAGATGACATTCAAATTCcaaacagtagaaaaaaaatttaACAAAGAACTTTTCcttatgtttttcttctcttaaaGAACTGTacaagattattttaaaaaatcaataattagttatacatatttatatgaCAACATTGTTTACGTTATATTACTATAAAGAAATACAACTTTtgtgttgttcttgtttaaGACTCTGGATGCAGTATTCCTTTTTCAGAGTGCTGTGGCTTTGCCTTGCTTTGCGCTGAAGATGATTAATGTAGACTTTTCTATTTTTAAGCTGTAAACTTTTAATATCTATGTGATATAGCTGTATTACTGTCATTGAAAATATTATCCAAATTGTGAGACTTAATATAGGTTTAATTCTCAGCTACCTAAAACACAATCTCACTCAGATAAAATGACTATAACTCTGCAGTAGCAATATCTGTCCACAAGGTGGAGCTAATGGATCTGCATGAGGGATGGTGTTGTTTGGATTAATTCAGCTTTCTTACCCAACTCAACAAAATAGTGTTGGCAACGACCCCTGACCCTTTAAATCAACTTCAAACTTCACTGACAACTCATGCTCACCTGTATCATTACCTGTGAAGCAGAGAAGGTCAACAGACACTTTTAAGTTCACTCAAACGTAAACATTAAGAGAACGAGAGGAGGCTGGTCCAGGCCCCCGCCTGTTTCTTCCCTCATCTTTTCAGCTATTTGCAGTCAAAGAAACTGGTGGGCTCCACTTTGCCACCGGTTGGAAAAGGAATACtgcatttctctgctgcttgtTTGATCAGCTTGTGTTCCTCAGCTCTAGTGTGCATCCTGCAAGGGGAAAGGAGGGGGGTAGGGGTATGGGGGCTGCGGGTTGTCTAGGCGGGACCTTCCTTTGGAGAGGACGGAGTCTGGGATGTGGAGCTGGAGGACGAGGAGGCAGAGCTCTTCAGGGAGCCCAGAGTCTTGCTGAACCAAGAGTTCTTGGCCTGCCTGGATCTCATTCATCAGGACTCCCCGCTGGTGCTCGagctcctgcagagagacaaggaagagcagagaggagtcagcaggaggagcacagaggaggaaagtcTTTGGATGAAATGTGGTCAAGTTATAATTTTATAATTCTGTCTTGTAAGTTTATCTAACATACTGCCCTGTGTAATGTGGCTGTGTATCTTAACAACATCATGTTATTTAACATACCTGCAATCACACATGAGCACTTTGTGACAACTGGCAATTCAAATGGGAAACGATCATATCAATCGACTTGTGCATTCTAATCCACATAATGGACTTTCTGAATACCCAGACTTGGTGTATTGCCCTGCATCTCTGATGAAGCTATTATTATTTCTACTGATGTTATTGATATCACTGTCTCTCCCTGACGCTGCTGACCTGGATGCGGCACTTGGCCTCCACCAGCTGCAGTTTAGTCTGggccagctccagctccagctgccTCAGCTGCTCCTTCAGCCCGTCCTTCTCCTCATCCAGCGGCTCGGTGGAAGCCTTGTCCCTGCCAGGGGACGACGCCTGAAGGGTCCCGAGGGTGTTGAACAGGTCCCTACAGTGCTCACAGCCCATTACTTTACTCTGCAtggccacacaaacacaggtatGTTAGCAGGGAATGGCGggtaaacacactgtacaaacacacattcttgGGCGCGTACAATCACAAATCTCAATGCTACAAATAAATGCTGTCATTAACATATGTCATTAACAGtgacatatacagtattcaTCTCCTAAGTGGTCCCTTCCTGTGTCATGTCCCACAACAACATCCTGTTTAAACATAATGTGCTGTCGCAACACATCATATTGAGAGGGAAATCAGAATGTCCTGATCTTTATCCAGACCTGAGTTGGTGCTCCACTACACCCACAGAGCAACGACTGAGCAAATGTTTGACAAGGGCTAAATGAGTCGTGTGGGATTATTTGTGCAATCAAGTTCTTTATGGGTGTTATGTGAGTACAGTGTTGAAAAATCCTTTGTTTGTGATGCAACATATTGTGGCTTTAGTTGGAAGTTTCAGTCTCCAAAGCATCTGCTGCCCTCTACAGCTGCAGCGTGTTAACAACGTGATCTCACCCTGACGATGTCCAGCTCTTCTTTAGTTGCCGCCTGCTGTTTTTCTAGCCTGGTGCTCAGCTGGGAGCAGatctgagacacagagaggaagtcGGGTCATGTAAGAGATGACATGTTTGAACTACAAGATAAGAGACACACTGAAGATTTTTTGACACTGTGTTTCTCCAGGAAAAATCAACTGAGCTGTGTGAGCACAGAAGTTACTACTAATAATACAACCTTTATT from the Lates calcarifer isolate ASB-BC8 linkage group LG17, TLL_Latcal_v3, whole genome shotgun sequence genome contains:
- the LOC108896237 gene encoding interferon-induced protein 44, whose protein sequence is MNPMLSSHQQRTICSQLGIVRLELLYKATIHGFTGAAFHERCDTHSPTLSVGYNDSGYVFGGYTRKPFSKSGQYMYDDQAFLFTFSGEMLLKYPVTNSSYALYMDPDSGPDFGGALTLVKDSQAKVSGKSGNRYSYNAADVHGNNLNLTECEVYQLKVAPEFEKPWRPVIWESEKRTEMMDSIKLYSPMVNSVSQVRVLLIGPVGAGKSSFFNSINSVFRGHVTNQASTGCSASSLTTQFRTYSVKAGRGGQPLPIILCDTMGLEEDKGMGLNVEDITSILNGHMPDRYQFTPYTTLKSNVAGYCKSPTLKDKIHCVAYVIDGSKISIMPKKLEEKLAAIRRIVNSMAIPQLVLMTKVDETCSFVAHDIRDIYRSSYIKEMMQEVSARLSVSLSCVVPVKNYSEEFELDMNCDILLLSAIIQILRSADDYFDELSDQFSNIETKD